The following are encoded in a window of Etheostoma cragini isolate CJK2018 chromosome 7, CSU_Ecrag_1.0, whole genome shotgun sequence genomic DNA:
- the samd10a gene encoding sterile alpha motif domain-containing protein 10a: MAVDAASSFSFCRPAVEYRALPEGFKHQLSRRTGGNLTWHDGRGQKTAGGRTVKLLQQPGTEALQYRSSDSYGIYHTSPTQPSLIRPVVLWSQQDVCKWLKKHCPHNYLTYVEAFSQHAITGRALLRLNGEKLERMGLVQETLRQELLQQVLQLQVQEEGRNLQLLSRSEGSFGRIS, from the exons CGGCATCCAGTTTCAGTTTCTGCAGGCCAGCTGTGGAGTACAGGGCTCTGCCGGAGGGCTTCAAGCACCAGCTGAGTCGACGGACAGGTGGGAATCTAACCTGGCATGATGGGCGTGGCCAGAAAACCGCAGGAGGCAGGACAGtgaagctgctgcagcagcccGGCACAGAGGCCCTGCAG tACCGTTCCAGTGACAGTTATGGGATATATCACACGAGCCCAACTCAGCCCAGTCTGATCCGTCCAGTCGTGCTCTGGTCCCAACAAGATGTTTGTAAATGGCTGAAGAAACACTGTCCACACAACTACCTAACCTACGTGGAGGCGTTCTCCCAGCACGCCATCACAG GCCGTGCGTTGTTGCGACTGAAtggggagaagctggagaggATGGGACTAGTGCAAGAAACACTTCGGCAGGAGTTGCTGCAACAGGTGCTGCAGCTTCAGGTGCAGGAGGAGGGACGCAACCTGCAGCTGCTCAGCAGAAGCGAGg gTTCCTT